A genomic window from Flavobacterium phycosphaerae includes:
- a CDS encoding DUF6452 family protein, translating into MKKILLLLLIAVSFSGCEKDDICTEDTTPRLVLEFYDSSNPANVKNVVNLKVKGEGALNDLDLDVFNAESKIKLPLDPTKNSVKYSLIMNSTSTSANEDFLEFNYTTQTVYVSRACGYKVVYQLNADDGVVQSNAASPDVPWVQNLTIQTNAITSENETHIKIYF; encoded by the coding sequence ATGAAGAAAATACTGTTACTGTTATTAATTGCTGTTTCGTTCTCCGGTTGTGAGAAGGATGACATCTGTACCGAGGACACTACCCCGCGTTTGGTTTTAGAGTTTTATGACAGTTCTAATCCGGCCAACGTTAAAAATGTAGTGAACCTGAAAGTCAAAGGCGAAGGAGCGCTTAATGACCTAGACCTTGATGTTTTTAATGCAGAAAGTAAGATTAAGTTACCGCTTGACCCCACTAAAAACTCAGTCAAATACAGCTTGATTATGAACAGCACCAGCACTTCGGCTAATGAAGATTTTCTGGAATTTAATTATACCACCCAAACCGTTTATGTGTCCAGAGCTTGTGGCTATAAAGTCGTTTATCAGCTCAATGCTGATGATGGTGTAGTGCAAAGCAACGCGGCCTCACCTGATGTTCCTTGGGTTCAAAACTTAACTATTCAAACCAACGCTATTACCTCTGAAAATGAAACACATATCAAAATTTACTTTTAG